One Tolypothrix bouteillei VB521301 DNA window includes the following coding sequences:
- a CDS encoding caspase family protein encodes MTQKIYALLAGIDKYHPESGVNNLSGCVNDIEAIEEYLRKRIASEGKWEIVESEVPWKLTNELATRQAIIDGFQKHLSQAGSDDVVLFYYAGHGSFEPAPDVFRMKDSDRQIETLVCYDSRTKEGRDLADKELNYLIEIVAKNNPHILIVLDCCHSGTATRDPKVVERQTSADGRARDLKDFIFPEEWLKYRVSDRYVLPRHVAIAACRSHQTAKEHRGEGNKPRGAFSYFFTQALQRTHGRLSYADLVQDINALILSKVNDQSPQIEAPAEDLRQTFLGGAAGERLNYFTLTYNTEDYDDWVINAGALHGIRPATEGETVLAIFPQGTPPEQLSDISHAICHAVVTTVLTEVSKVEFITDSSEISFEEPYWAVIISVPVPQLKVNFVGDARGIELARTSLATVEQGEASLLIREAESSEDANYELEAHQGQYWIKQASDRKSIVAPIPLIPDNQGYTQQRAMQIIKRLEHVVRWANVLELKTPPTSQIQPEDVEMEVIVIFNGQEYSSKQATSDLRAEYSFKNKQWISPGIKIKVTNHSDQDIYFQIVELAGNYSIGTPPLFIEKGSILLSKKSSDDPMLSSKMSRSLALNMPIEYLNSGVTEYNEVFKLIVSTRDFNASLLTQKGLDTPPPKDRLVGAGSTGLSGTLNCLMNNVYSREARLRDADLIDNWMTKEVKLTVVKPPSGVEIKTSEPTTLQPGVVLHNNSSFQGKVEINSLPPNSRDANSNLLPPILIKAPNLFQPFEFNTTRSGLSKLSVLEITSVQNHESVTPENPIKIVVDKSLSSNEYVLPLAYDGEFFLPLGTAKAENGKTAITLERLPEPIATSRSLQGSIKILFQKMVTQPFGQKFVYPLLRSAEVLPDGRVSYQADKAIITAKVTEAKKILLYIHGIIGDTETAVKSTQNAKLTENGQQKTLQDKYDLILAFDYENLNTTIEENAKLLKQRLEEIGLTANHDKQLDIVAHSMGGLISRTFIEKEGGNKIVQHLVMLGTPNGGSPWPTVQDWAFAALGIGLNQLSSVAWPAVAIAGILKFVDSNIKTVEQMSPRSNFIQSIATNPDPNVRYTIIAGDRSIKPEALQTDSGKQSSAIKRLMGKLFGSARENVINLVFFQQPNDIAVTLESIKSVSENRSPKPRILSPDATCDHVTYFTTQSGLDALVKALCEEV; translated from the coding sequence ATGACTCAAAAAATTTACGCCTTACTTGCTGGTATTGATAAATATCATCCAGAATCAGGAGTCAACAATTTAAGCGGTTGTGTTAACGATATTGAAGCAATAGAAGAATATTTACGGAAACGAATTGCTAGTGAGGGGAAGTGGGAAATAGTAGAATCAGAGGTTCCTTGGAAACTCACCAATGAATTGGCAACACGTCAAGCAATTATCGACGGCTTTCAAAAACACCTGTCTCAAGCAGGTAGTGATGACGTAGTCTTATTCTACTACGCAGGGCATGGTTCCTTTGAACCAGCACCAGATGTGTTTCGCATGAAAGACTCAGACCGTCAAATTGAAACCTTAGTTTGTTATGATAGCCGCACAAAAGAAGGTCGTGACTTAGCAGACAAGGAATTAAACTATCTCATCGAGATAGTTGCAAAGAACAATCCACATATCCTCATTGTTCTAGATTGCTGTCACTCCGGTACAGCAACCCGAGATCCAAAAGTGGTGGAACGTCAAACCTCAGCAGATGGACGAGCAAGGGATTTAAAAGATTTTATTTTTCCCGAAGAATGGCTGAAATACCGTGTGAGCGATCGCTATGTGTTACCAAGACATGTTGCGATCGCGGCTTGTCGTTCCCATCAAACAGCAAAAGAGCACAGAGGTGAAGGTAATAAACCACGTGGTGCTTTTTCTTACTTTTTCACCCAGGCGTTGCAACGCACTCATGGTAGACTATCCTATGCAGATTTAGTGCAAGATATCAACGCTTTGATCCTCAGTAAGGTCAACGATCAATCACCCCAGATAGAAGCACCTGCAGAGGATTTAAGACAAACTTTCTTAGGAGGTGCAGCAGGTGAGCGATTGAATTACTTTACCCTAACTTATAATACTGAAGATTATGATGATTGGGTCATTAACGCTGGTGCTTTACACGGTATTCGCCCAGCCACAGAAGGAGAGACTGTATTAGCCATTTTCCCCCAGGGAACCCCACCAGAACAGTTGAGCGATATTTCCCATGCCATTTGTCACGCTGTCGTTACTACGGTCTTGACAGAAGTTAGCAAAGTTGAATTCATTACTGATAGCAGCGAAATATCTTTTGAAGAACCTTACTGGGCAGTTATAATCAGCGTACCTGTCCCACAATTAAAAGTCAATTTCGTGGGGGACGCTCGAGGTATAGAACTGGCTCGAACATCTCTTGCGACAGTCGAGCAAGGTGAAGCATCTTTGTTGATTCGAGAAGCAGAATCATCTGAAGATGCGAATTACGAGCTAGAAGCACATCAGGGTCAATACTGGATTAAACAAGCTAGCGATCGCAAGTCGATAGTCGCACCGATTCCACTAATACCAGATAACCAAGGATACACTCAGCAACGTGCAATGCAAATCATCAAACGATTAGAACACGTTGTGCGTTGGGCGAATGTTCTAGAATTGAAAACTCCACCCACCAGCCAAATTCAACCTGAGGATGTGGAGATGGAAGTGATCGTCATCTTTAATGGTCAAGAATATTCCTCAAAACAGGCGACTTCCGATTTGCGTGCAGAGTATAGTTTCAAAAATAAGCAGTGGATATCACCAGGCATAAAAATCAAAGTAACGAATCATAGCGACCAAGATATTTACTTTCAAATAGTAGAATTAGCAGGTAACTATTCAATAGGTACTCCTCCATTATTCATAGAGAAAGGTAGTATACTTTTATCGAAAAAATCGAGTGATGACCCTATGTTGTCCAGTAAAATGAGCCGCTCCTTAGCACTAAATATGCCTATAGAATACTTAAATAGTGGTGTTACTGAATACAATGAGGTTTTCAAGTTAATTGTCAGTACCAGAGATTTCAATGCGAGTTTGCTCACACAAAAAGGGCTTGATACTCCACCTCCTAAAGATCGTTTGGTAGGGGCTGGCTCTACAGGATTGTCAGGAACTCTCAATTGTTTAATGAACAACGTATATTCTCGTGAAGCACGCTTAAGAGACGCTGACCTGATTGATAACTGGATGACGAAGGAAGTTAAACTGACGGTTGTAAAACCACCAAGTGGAGTGGAGATTAAAACATCTGAACCCACAACTCTACAACCGGGTGTTGTACTGCACAATAACTCGAGTTTTCAAGGAAAAGTTGAAATCAACTCCTTACCACCAAACAGCCGGGATGCTAACAGTAATTTACTCCCACCCATTCTTATAAAAGCTCCAAATCTGTTTCAACCCTTTGAATTTAACACCACTCGTAGCGGTCTTTCTAAATTAAGTGTTTTGGAAATCACTAGCGTACAAAATCACGAAAGCGTCACGCCAGAAAATCCTATCAAGATAGTCGTTGACAAGTCATTGTCATCAAACGAATATGTTTTGCCACTCGCTTATGATGGAGAATTTTTCTTACCTTTAGGCACAGCTAAGGCAGAAAATGGTAAGACAGCAATTACCTTAGAACGCTTACCCGAACCAATAGCTACTAGCCGGAGTTTGCAAGGTTCAATTAAGATTCTCTTCCAAAAAATGGTGACTCAACCTTTCGGACAAAAATTTGTTTATCCCTTGTTAAGAAGTGCGGAAGTTTTACCAGATGGACGTGTATCTTATCAAGCGGATAAGGCAATCATCACGGCAAAAGTTACCGAAGCTAAGAAGATTTTACTTTATATCCATGGTATCATTGGCGATACAGAAACGGCAGTGAAAAGCACTCAGAATGCAAAGTTGACAGAAAACGGACAACAAAAAACATTGCAAGATAAATATGACTTAATTCTCGCTTTTGATTACGAAAATCTCAATACGACTATCGAAGAAAATGCCAAACTTCTCAAGCAAAGATTAGAAGAAATTGGATTAACAGCAAACCACGACAAACAATTAGATATTGTTGCTCATTCCATGGGGGGCTTAATATCCCGTACCTTCATTGAAAAAGAAGGTGGTAATAAAATTGTTCAACACTTAGTGATGTTGGGTACACCTAATGGAGGTTCTCCTTGGCCAACGGTTCAAGATTGGGCTTTTGCCGCTTTGGGAATTGGATTAAACCAACTCTCTTCGGTAGCTTGGCCTGCAGTTGCTATTGCTGGAATCTTAAAATTTGTGGATTCCAACATTAAGACTGTAGAACAGATGAGCCCGAGGAGCAATTTTATCCAAAGCATTGCTACCAATCCAGATCCTAACGTGCGGTATACCATCATTGCAGGCGATCGCTCAATTAAACCAGAAGCATTACAAACCGACTCCGGAAAACAATCAAGTGCGATAAAGCGACTGATGGGGAAATTATTTGGCTCGGCTCGAGAGAATGTCATCAATCTAGTCTTCTTCCAACAACCAAATGATATAGCGGTGACACTTGAAAGTATTAAAAGCGTGAGTGAAAACCGCTCTCCCAAGCCCAGAATTCTATCTCCAGATGCGACTTGCGACCATGTAACTTACTTCACCACCCAATCTGGTTTGGACGCTTTGGTAAAGGCGCTCTGTGAGGAGGTGTAA
- a CDS encoding MoaD/ThiS family protein — translation MSTITITVKLFAAYQEAYGVPELLLEFPESTPVAAVRDRIIAEHPKLSQLRDITRFGVNLQFADPETILNDGDEVVLIPPVSGG, via the coding sequence ATGTCTACAATTACAATTACCGTCAAACTATTTGCTGCTTACCAAGAAGCATACGGTGTGCCAGAATTGTTGCTAGAATTTCCAGAAAGTACACCTGTTGCAGCAGTTCGCGATCGCATAATTGCGGAACATCCCAAACTTTCTCAATTACGGGATATCACTCGATTTGGGGTAAACCTCCAATTTGCAGACCCAGAGACTATCTTAAATGATGGTGACGAAGTGGTGTTAATTCCTCCTGTCAGCGGCGGGTGA
- a CDS encoding type II toxin-antitoxin system VapC family toxin, with product MSIWILDTDCVSLFQRGNLEIVRRLNSVESNEIAITIITVEEQMRGRFQVIRRAASNELASAYQKLQVTFDSLKSFNVLSFTTEAQEIYTDLIHQKLKVGRQDLRIAAIALSMNKILVTRNNQDFSQVSNLFLENWTL from the coding sequence TTGAGCATTTGGATTCTTGATACCGATTGTGTTTCTCTGTTTCAAAGAGGGAATTTAGAAATTGTTCGTCGCCTAAATAGTGTTGAATCTAACGAAATTGCGATTACAATTATTACAGTTGAAGAACAGATGCGTGGGCGATTTCAAGTCATTCGACGAGCTGCTTCTAATGAATTAGCCTCGGCTTATCAAAAGCTACAGGTAACATTTGATAGTTTGAAAAGTTTCAATGTCTTAAGTTTCACTACTGAAGCACAAGAAATATATACAGATCTCATCCATCAAAAGCTCAAAGTTGGTCGTCAAGATTTAAGGATTGCTGCGATTGCGCTTTCTATGAATAAAATTCTGGTCACACGCAACAATCAAGATTTTTCTCAAGTCTCCAATTTATTTTTAGAAAATTGGACTTTGTAA
- a CDS encoding ATP-binding protein — translation MTTPVGFILGTQEATPLEFWVAVSPGQVLRLDDVVEVQTHRPDGSGIVKFYGVVDYVRTLHEGTQFDTDTFLAKNGSLPVNVSYAAHIQVTRIEPEEYLPPQPGDTVHLAVDEELKRALHFDGMEKRIPAGTMRNSSPAYFNYEFIDGTKGAHINISGVSGVATKTSYALFLLHGIFHSAALGYHRANTKALIFNVKGEDLFFIDKQNAKLKEQDLAQYNILGIPAEPFKDVRFCAAPRKGSHDVDPHLEQRADNISVYLWSLRELCRDRLFSFLFAGEDLERGNLGFLVSIVEEKLARIAEDNDKTDKKNNRKLGVHLDVEPYGSPEKKKVTTFRELIEFLEDKLVENEDNSWLGRNTNATAEALIRRLWGIRDEIGHLIRGDLPPEQIAKYQLDPLSPSHQITIVDINKIGGKAQKFVVGILLQRLFAEKEKRGQYPVVFIVLDELNKYAPREGRSPIKNLLVEIAERGRSLGIILIGAQQTASEVERRVVGQAAIRVVGRLDSAEAESAEYNFLSGGCRKRSLLLKSGTMFVHQPEVPSPILINFPFPPYATRDSEVATNDEDDDIEF, via the coding sequence ATGACAACTCCCGTCGGTTTTATCCTCGGTACTCAGGAAGCAACCCCCTTGGAATTTTGGGTTGCAGTATCGCCCGGTCAAGTTTTGCGCCTTGATGATGTGGTGGAAGTGCAAACTCACCGTCCTGATGGGAGTGGTATTGTCAAATTTTATGGTGTGGTTGATTATGTCCGCACCTTACATGAAGGAACTCAGTTTGATACAGATACTTTCTTGGCAAAAAATGGTAGTTTGCCTGTGAATGTTTCCTATGCTGCTCATATTCAAGTGACGCGCATTGAACCAGAAGAATATTTGCCACCACAACCGGGGGATACAGTTCATTTAGCTGTTGATGAAGAATTAAAACGTGCTTTGCATTTTGATGGCATGGAAAAACGCATCCCCGCAGGTACAATGCGTAACAGCAGCCCAGCTTATTTTAACTATGAATTTATTGATGGCACAAAAGGCGCACATATTAATATTTCTGGTGTATCTGGGGTAGCGACAAAAACATCTTATGCTTTATTTTTACTTCACGGAATTTTTCACTCTGCTGCTTTAGGTTACCATCGTGCTAATACCAAAGCCTTGATTTTTAATGTCAAAGGTGAGGATTTGTTTTTTATAGATAAGCAAAATGCTAAGTTGAAAGAACAGGATTTAGCACAATATAATATATTGGGAATACCAGCAGAACCATTTAAAGATGTGCGTTTTTGTGCTGCACCAAGAAAAGGCAGCCATGATGTAGATCCGCATTTAGAACAACGGGCTGATAATATTTCAGTTTATTTGTGGAGTTTGAGGGAATTGTGTCGCGATCGCCTCTTCAGTTTCCTATTTGCTGGGGAAGATTTAGAAAGGGGAAATTTAGGTTTTTTAGTTTCTATTGTAGAGGAAAAGTTAGCCCGAATTGCTGAAGATAACGATAAAACAGATAAAAAAAATAACCGCAAGCTTGGAGTGCATCTAGATGTAGAACCTTATGGCTCGCCAGAGAAGAAAAAAGTCACAACATTTAGAGAATTAATTGAATTTTTAGAAGATAAGTTGGTTGAAAATGAAGATAACAGTTGGTTGGGACGAAATACCAACGCCACTGCTGAGGCTTTAATACGTCGCTTGTGGGGAATACGAGATGAGATAGGGCATTTAATTCGCGGAGATTTGCCTCCCGAACAAATAGCCAAATATCAACTCGATCCTCTATCACCCTCGCATCAAATAACGATTGTTGATATTAATAAGATAGGCGGAAAAGCACAAAAGTTTGTTGTTGGAATACTTTTACAAAGACTATTTGCCGAAAAGGAAAAGCGGGGACAATATCCGGTTGTTTTTATAGTTCTTGACGAATTGAATAAATATGCTCCTCGTGAAGGGCGGAGTCCCATTAAAAATTTGCTTGTGGAAATTGCAGAACGGGGTCGTTCTTTGGGAATCATCTTGATAGGCGCACAGCAAACAGCCTCAGAGGTTGAGCGTCGTGTTGTAGGACAAGCGGCAATTCGCGTTGTTGGTAGACTCGATTCTGCAGAAGCTGAAAGTGCAGAATATAACTTTCTCTCTGGAGGTTGTCGCAAGCGATCGCTCCTCTTAAAATCTGGAACTATGTTTGTTCACCAGCCTGAAGTTCCATCTCCAATTCTGATTAATTTTCCCTTTCCTCCTTATGCAACTCGTGATAGTGAAGTTGCAACTAATGATGAGGACGATGATATTGAATTTTAG
- the egtC gene encoding ergothioneine biosynthesis protein EgtC, with amino-acid sequence MCRLVGYLGNNIRLDELLYQQEHSLYNQSYNPRELNSGVVCADGVGVGWYDESDRPFVYRNTIPMWNDSNLKELSHYVQSSCAVSYVRLAGMGESLDISNCQPFRSGKLLFVHNGEIANFQQTLYRPIRDSLSDSTYRLIKGMTDSEHIFALLVEMWQSSPDSTLLSALRATLQKLTDLAKKYDTSFSANVIVSDGRSLAASRYAYRMEASTLYWSCNDAKHPTQVIVASEPLSDQNWTAFADHNTLFVPAESLQPTTSRLTAC; translated from the coding sequence ATGTGTAGATTAGTTGGCTACCTTGGTAATAACATCCGATTAGATGAGTTACTCTACCAGCAAGAGCATTCGCTCTACAACCAAAGTTACAACCCTCGCGAATTAAACTCAGGAGTCGTTTGTGCAGACGGGGTAGGTGTAGGTTGGTACGATGAAAGCGATCGACCATTTGTTTATCGGAACACTATCCCCATGTGGAACGATTCCAACCTGAAAGAGTTGAGCCACTACGTACAATCTTCTTGTGCAGTAAGCTATGTCCGACTTGCAGGAATGGGGGAATCGCTCGATATTAGCAACTGTCAGCCCTTCCGCAGTGGCAAGTTGTTGTTTGTGCATAATGGCGAGATAGCAAACTTTCAACAGACGCTCTACAGACCGATACGTGACAGTCTTTCTGATTCCACATATCGTTTAATTAAGGGTATGACTGACTCGGAACACATCTTCGCCCTACTGGTGGAAATGTGGCAGTCGTCTCCAGATAGCACTCTGTTGTCTGCCTTACGTGCGACACTGCAAAAATTGACAGACTTGGCTAAAAAATACGACACCAGCTTTAGTGCCAATGTTATCGTCAGTGATGGTCGATCGCTTGCAGCAAGTCGCTATGCCTACCGCATGGAAGCTTCTACTCTTTATTGGTCTTGCAATGATGCGAAGCACCCAACCCAAGTTATTGTTGCCTCAGAACCCTTATCTGACCAAAATTGGACGGCTTTTGCTGACCACAATACGCTATTTGTTCCTGCAGAGTCATTGCAGCCAACCACTAGCCGATTAACCGCTTGTTAA
- a CDS encoding response regulator, protein MSEEEFTQYLIFIRQQIEALYEYIVLVPTNQQQLLASAMEEIATSLDNLQLFQEEMQANLETMEVIQEDLLEQNEYLAKQHQRYHDLFEFAPNAYLLTNAQGIILEANRAAGALFNVLPNFLVSKPLVNYVHEIERSVFRSKLNKLSSACSSLQEWEITMCPRGSQPFNAVLMVAPDRDSSGLLVSLQIAIWDVTEYKNLNQQQPAIVTERLVPEAEVVSLPHSLDGLQVLFVDDEADIREFITAVLEQHGIYVTAVASVAQALELLEQYSQEEPPKGRTRPDVILSDIRMPDEDGYALIKKVRALETEKGWHIPAAALTAYLAEDRAKALKAGFQSHLHKLAEPMELIAMIAQLAGRA, encoded by the coding sequence GTGAGCGAAGAAGAATTTACTCAGTATCTAATTTTTATCCGTCAGCAGATAGAGGCGCTGTACGAATATATTGTGTTAGTACCAACAAACCAACAGCAACTCTTAGCGTCAGCAATGGAGGAAATTGCCACCTCTTTAGATAATCTGCAGTTATTTCAAGAGGAAATGCAGGCAAACTTAGAAACTATGGAGGTGATTCAGGAAGATCTGCTAGAGCAGAATGAGTACCTGGCAAAACAACATCAGCGTTATCACGACCTATTCGAGTTTGCACCTAATGCGTATTTACTCACAAATGCTCAAGGAATCATTCTAGAAGCTAACCGTGCTGCGGGAGCACTATTTAACGTATTGCCCAACTTTCTGGTAAGCAAACCGTTAGTCAATTACGTACACGAAATAGAACGTTCGGTTTTTCGTAGCAAACTCAATAAGTTGTCTTCTGCGTGTTCTTCTTTGCAAGAGTGGGAAATAACTATGTGCCCGCGTGGCAGTCAACCTTTTAATGCAGTACTGATGGTAGCACCCGATCGTGACTCTTCCGGATTGCTAGTTTCCCTACAAATAGCTATCTGGGATGTGACCGAGTACAAGAACTTGAATCAACAACAACCAGCAATTGTGACCGAACGCTTGGTACCAGAAGCAGAAGTTGTCTCGCTCCCTCACTCGCTCGATGGTTTGCAGGTACTGTTTGTAGATGATGAAGCTGATATTCGCGAGTTTATCACCGCAGTACTGGAGCAGCATGGGATATATGTGACAGCAGTTGCCTCAGTGGCTCAGGCGCTCGAACTGCTAGAGCAATACTCTCAGGAGGAGCCGCCTAAAGGGCGAACGCGTCCCGATGTGATACTCAGTGACATCAGAATGCCGGATGAAGATGGCTATGCTTTGATTAAGAAAGTACGGGCACTGGAGACAGAGAAAGGATGGCACATTCCTGCTGCTGCTTTGACAGCTTATCTTGCAGAAGACCGAGCAAAAGCACTCAAAGCGGGTTTTCAATCGCACTTGCATAAACTTGCTGAACCAATGGAGTTAATTGCAATGATTGCACAGCTTGCCGGGCGAGCTTAA
- a CDS encoding RNA-guided endonuclease InsQ/TnpB family protein yields MLVFEAKLEGNDEQYQKLDGSIRTARFIRNSCIRYWMDNRGVGKNEISAYTAILAQQFEFADRLNSMARQASGERAWSAISRYDNCKKKRPGKKGFPRFKKEQTHGSVEYKTTGWKLSEDRRSITFTDGFKAGTFKMWGTRDLHFYQLKQFKRVRVVRRADGYYCQFCINSERLEKREPTGKTIGLDVGLTHFYTDSDGTTVENPRHLRKSEKKLKRLQRQLSRTKKGSKNRVKARNKLARKHLKVSRQRKDFAVKAARCVVLSKDLVAYEDLVVRNMVKNHHLAKSISDAAWTQFREWVEYFGRVFGVATVAVPPHRTSQKCSNCGEIVKKTLSTRTHICPHCFHIQGRDHNAARNILEIGLRTVGHTGTLIASGDIDLCSGEPLRCGEQCGLGLCPRGATAEGSPR; encoded by the coding sequence ATGTTAGTATTTGAAGCCAAGTTAGAAGGAAATGACGAACAGTATCAAAAACTTGATGGATCTATTCGTACTGCTCGGTTTATTCGGAACTCGTGTATCAGGTACTGGATGGATAACCGTGGAGTAGGGAAGAACGAAATTAGTGCATATACAGCTATCCTTGCTCAACAGTTTGAGTTTGCCGATCGTTTAAATTCTATGGCACGACAAGCTAGTGGCGAACGTGCATGGAGTGCAATTTCTCGGTACGACAACTGTAAGAAAAAGAGACCGGGCAAGAAAGGTTTTCCACGCTTTAAAAAAGAACAGACACATGGTTCTGTAGAGTACAAAACTACGGGATGGAAGTTATCTGAAGACAGAAGAAGCATCACATTCACTGATGGTTTTAAAGCAGGAACATTCAAGATGTGGGGAACACGCGACCTACATTTTTATCAGTTAAAGCAGTTTAAGCGAGTGCGGGTAGTGCGTCGAGCAGATGGGTATTATTGCCAATTCTGTATTAACTCTGAACGCCTAGAGAAACGCGAACCAACTGGTAAAACTATTGGGCTAGATGTTGGACTAACTCATTTCTATACTGATAGTGATGGGACTACGGTTGAAAATCCCCGTCATCTACGTAAATCCGAAAAGAAATTAAAACGCCTTCAACGACAGTTATCTAGAACCAAAAAAGGGTCTAAAAACCGCGTGAAGGCAAGAAATAAATTGGCAAGAAAGCATTTAAAGGTAAGTAGGCAACGTAAAGACTTTGCGGTAAAAGCTGCAAGGTGCGTAGTCCTGTCTAAAGACTTGGTAGCCTATGAAGACTTAGTGGTTCGGAACATGGTAAAGAATCACCATCTTGCTAAAAGTATTAGCGATGCTGCATGGACGCAGTTTAGAGAATGGGTTGAGTATTTTGGAAGGGTGTTTGGGGTTGCAACAGTCGCTGTGCCTCCACATAGGACATCTCAAAAATGCTCGAATTGCGGCGAGATAGTCAAGAAAACTCTTTCTACTAGAACCCATATCTGTCCCCATTGTTTCCACATTCAGGGGAGAGACCACAACGCAGCTCGCAACATCCTTGAGATAGGACTCCGTACCGTGGGGCACACGGGAACGTTAATCGCCTCTGGAGACATCGACCTCTGTTCTGGTGAGCCACTGCGTTGCGGTGAGCAGTGCGGTCTTGGGCTTTGCCCAAGAGGAGCAACTGCGGAGGGTTCCCCCCGTTGA